ATAAGACACCACAAGGTTTTGGATTATTTTCTAAAAATAAAAAACTTTGTGTCTTTTATACTTACGAAACAAATCCATCAGATGGATGGGCAGATCAAGAAGCACATAATGATCCAATAGAAAAAAGAGAATTAGCATTAAAAATAGGAACAAATATTGTTGTATTTGTATTAACTCAATAATATTATATGTTCAATTTTTTTTATTTGACGTCATTAATTTATTTATAATATTTTAAAATTATTTTTAATATGAAAATTGCATTAGGATCAGATCATGCTGGGTTTCAGTATAAAACAAATACAAATTCATTTCTTCTGAAAGAAGGTATTGAAGTAATAGATTTTGGTACAAATTCTACAGAATCAGTAGATTATCCAGACTTTGCTAAAAAAGCTGCTCAAGCTGTTGTTGATGGACTTGTTGATTATGCTATTATAATTTGTGGATCAGGTATTGGGGTTTCTATAACTGCGAATAAAATAAAAGGTGTAAGAGCAGCTAATTGTTTGACTGAAGAAATGGCTGAACTTGCTCGTGAGCATAATAATGCAAATGTATTGACATTAGGTGAAAGACTGATTGATTGGGAAACAGCTAAAAAGATTATAAAAAAATTTCTTAATACTCCTGCCTCCACAAATTTAAGACATCAAGCTAGAATTAATAAAATTGAATAAT
Above is a window of Chlorobiota bacterium DNA encoding:
- the rpiB gene encoding ribose 5-phosphate isomerase B, with amino-acid sequence MKIALGSDHAGFQYKTNTNSFLLKEGIEVIDFGTNSTESVDYPDFAKKAAQAVVDGLVDYAIIICGSGIGVSITANKIKGVRAANCLTEEMAELAREHNNANVLTLGERLIDWETAKKIIKKFLNTPASTNLRHQARINKIE